In Musa acuminata AAA Group cultivar baxijiao chromosome BXJ2-8, Cavendish_Baxijiao_AAA, whole genome shotgun sequence, one genomic interval encodes:
- the LOC103994863 gene encoding dolichyl-diphosphooligosaccharide--protein glycosyltransferase subunit 4C, whose protein sequence is MARLMIDDQDLGFFANFLGIFIFILVIDYHYVMADPKYEGSQC, encoded by the exons ATGGCCAGATTG ATGATTGATGATCAAGATTTAGGATTCTTCGCCAATTTTCTAGGCATCTTCATATTTATTTTGGTGATTGATTATCATTATGTGATGGCAGATCCAAAGTATGAAGGAAGCCAATGTTAA